The genomic stretch taaaagattttgtttatttatttgagacagagtaaGCACAAGCTGaggtcaggggcagagggagaagcagactccccgttgagcagggagcccaatgttcaGCTCAAACcttggaccccaggatcctgacctgagcgcaaggcagatgcttaaccaactgggccaaccAGGCGcctctctaatttctctttaaaCAAACCAGATCAGTGCCCAGTGGAGCTTTCCAGCTCCTATCTTTATTTGTTCCTCATCTGTGAGGCCACTTTCCCCAGCCAAGAACCCTCATGCACACAGGGATACCCTTCTGAGAAGCTTTGGAATCCAGAATGTAAATAACCttgtaggaaatttttttttccagcccagGTTTTTCAAAAACTGACAATTTATAGGTGATTACCTTATTAATTGCACTTTTTATTATtcacaatttctttattaatGACTTTGTTCTGATTGTAAGGCAATACAAACATACCctagaaaaatgtagaaaataaagaagtacaTGATCGCCCCCCCCCAGGAAACCACATCTTTTGGTATAAGTTCCAGACTTATCTTTCTGTGTTACTTAGGCATGCATAAATATTATATAGCAGAGATGTATATCCCGTATTTTCACAAATGGGATCATATTTTATGTTACGCTCAAAACTGCTATCTCTTGCTAACACGtgataattatttttccatgCTGTTCCAAATACTCTCCCACAACATGACTTTTTAATTGTTGCACAGTGTTCCACTGTAGGGAAATTTAAGTTCATTTAGCCACTTCCTGACTTTTGGGCACCGAGACGGGTCTCTGACCTTGGAGAGAACCTCACTGCACCGAACTTCCTTACAGCTGGATCTTCGCATCCAGCCTGATGacttctttaggataaattctaAGTTCTGGAATTTCTGAGGCTCCATGTGTATAGCTAAACTTCTCTTAGGAAAGGCTGCTTCCGTTTGTTCACTCACGGGCTGGGCAGAAGGGGGTACACGGAGAGGAATTTGTTTCTAAACCCGAGTGTCTGGTTACCCAGAGCTCGCTTTGCTCTGAAGGTGCTGTTGCTGGGAGAGTCGATTTGGACCTGCCAAGTCCATGAGTACCAACTGTCCAGCCCTAACCCAGGCCTGTGGCCAGGGGAGCACTGCCTGTTCCCTGACACCCTCCCCAGAGCCTGGGCCTccagaggcctgcttcccctGGGGACCGGCCAGTGCCTCTGACTCAGCCCTTTTGCACACTTGGTGTCCTGAGAATAAGAAACAATGACGAAGATCAAAAGAATAGTAGTAGCAGACTCCTATATAGTGATTCTATGATGTCagctactccccaccccccagcccctggctatAGCtacttctttcattttcatgataACCTTAGAAAACTGGGACTTGTAGGTGGGGGatggaagttcagagaggttgagtgataTGCCTAGGGTCACACAGCTTGAAAGAGTTGGAGCAAAGTGATATAGGTTTTGGACCTAGCACATCCCTATtcctcactgagcctcagtttattcTTCTCTAAAATGGGGGTGACAACACCTTCCTAATTATTGGGTTGCTGAGCAAATGAGAATGAGTCATGCAACTGCTTTGTAAATTGTAAAAATGTGTGAAGGTGGAGGTTTGTGGCTTATTTTGATGTCTGGAAAAAGGACTGCTCCTGAAAGGCTAAGCTTGCCTGTCCATGCCCTGAAAATAGGGTACAGGGCTTAGGGAGGGGAGGATCTCTGAGCAGGCGCAGCTCCAAGATTTCCATAAAGAGGAGCCTGGTTGAAAATGGATGTTGTCTACCCGAGCTCATCTTGAAGCCTAATTTGCatataatttgaatatttatttactgGGGCAGCTTAAGGATTATgagtgatttttaatttcttcttttgctttcctaTCTCCATTTTCTaccatggaaatattttatttttgtaaacagaaaaaaaggtaattatgattctttttttaaaaaagaactcatcCAGAGGCCATCGCAGGCCAGAGGCCCCTCACAGCTACTATTTTTCCAGCATGCCTCAGAGAAATGTAGGTGCCAAGAAGCAGGCATCAGCACTCTGGGGAAAGCCATTGGCTTAGCTAAAGAAAGAAGGTGCTGTCTCCAGGGGATTCAGAGGCCCTGGGATtaaggagaaggggggtgggcatAAGGCCTCTGGGTTTTCCAGTTCCTTCTTGGCCAGGACCTGGCCCAGTGGCCCATGAAGAGAACACTTcttggctggaggctgcagggtaGTAGGGGTGGATAAGGCATCATGGAAAGCATCTAGTCTAGCATTTTCCAAATACTTCCCTGGAACTAGACACTCAGATGTGGTCAGATAAGACTGGGCTGCCTCCAGAGATCCACAAACTACCCTAGCAAATTCAAAGCTCTGATAAGTCCTGCAATGacctgtttataatttttttttcctctggctcGTTTCTAAAATTCTGGACCGCCTATCCTGCATTCTTAGATACGTACTGATATCTTAAAATGTACCCTTTGACAAATACTGATTTAGATCAACTCCTCCTAAGTAAAACGGAGATCCAAGATATAGTGgggtttgcccaaggtcatataatCAGAAGAAAATCTGACCATCCTGACTCAGAACTGTCTAAGCAGCCTTGGCTCTTTGAATCGCAGACATGTGCCATAGAGGATGGCAGGGAGGGGTGTGCGTGCGGATCTCAGGTGAGTTACTATCCCTGAGTCTCAACTTCCTCACTTACCAAGTGGGTATCACAAACCTACCTACCCATGTTGCCTTGGGAGTCCATGTGAGGAACCAGGGAGCCAACATACATAGGTACTGAGAGCCAGGTGCTTGAGGAAGAATAGGTCTGCCGTTATGTGATGTAGGATTAAAGACTGGATCTGATTTTAAATGGAGCCCCGATATCAATCTGATTTCTTAAATCCATTTTCTGAGAGTCTCTGTACGTGCCCTCAAGGGATTTGGATTCCCTCAAGCTGAGGTTGCTAAGTGCACACCTGGGAGGcatttttataaacttaaaagGCTTTGTCTGCCTTACGGAAGCACCCAACAACCCtattttacaaatatggaaactgaggctccatgACTCGCTCAAAGCCTCATGCAGAGCTGGATTAGTAAAGTGCTTAGCCAGGATCTCAGCCGGGAGCTGCCACAGCCCAGTCAAAAAGAAGCACGTAGAAAGGAGTATGAAGGAAATACCTCCCAGAGGCCTCCTAGAGGGGCCACAGGGCATGGGAAACCCTCTAACCTGGGGTGGAAGATTCTGGAATCCTAATTAAAGCAAAgatgggggaggtggtggtggtaatCCCCTTATTCACAGGGTGCCAGATGGAAAAACTCTTACTCGCCCCATCTCACAGACTTTCTGCATTTGTCATCATAcactgtgtgtattttttatGTTCCCTACGGACTTGCTGGGCTGATATTACGCTCCCCATTCTTCAGATAAGGAAGCTTAGTGGGAAGACGTTTCTTGTCCTTATCCATCTGGCCAGgtcgggatttgaacccaggtctcagGGAGCATCTACTACTTATGGTCTCCCAGGGCCTTGCGCTGTGCCCAGCATTTTAGGATAACAGCCGTGTCACAGCCATGAGAATACTGATCCCTCGTGTCCCAGGCAGCAGGTCTACACTGGACACACATCGGCTCATATAATACAGCCATCTTCCTGCCGTGTAGCCACTGGAACCCCCAtttccagataaggaaacaaAGCCCAGAGAAGATAAACAGTTTGCCCATCCTGCTGGGCCGTGGCAGAGCCCAGTTCAGAACTGCAGCCAACTTGGAAAGGCCCGGCCAAACCCCTCCATCCACACGTGGCCCCAGCGTGTCTCGTGGCCCATCACACCCGGCCCTGGCCTCTGATGTTTATAATTCCACCCTGCGAGGCTTTGAAACTACCCCCACACACGGCCCTGCCCTGCCGGGCTTGTCTCTGCCCAGCCTGTCTTTGCAATggcttttattgattttctggCTGGGAGCCTGCCAGGAACACACTCTTTTTAATGGAGCGTTAATTgcgagggaagagagaggaagccgTTCCTCCGCTGCCAGGCTTAATGGGGACTGAGCCTCCTGTCTCCTCTTCCTGTCTCCCAGGCTGGGAGGTGGCTCAAGCCCTGGGCCTGGAGTCCTGGGCAGGCCCAGACTCTTCCTCCTGGCTGCTGACTCATggcgtgaccttggacaagttctgCTCCGGCCTCAACCTTCTCAGCTGCAAAATGGGAGTAGACAGGCCCTGCTTCTCAGGGCTGGAGTGAGTGAGGGGTTATACGGTAGAAGAAATGTAAGAGTCTTAGCCCAGTTCTTGGTAgccagtaggtgctcaataaaccaTCAAATCATTTTTGGCCTCCTAGTTCCCAAGACAGCCTGGTTTAAATCCAGGCGGCAATGGGCAAGTTACTTTaagctttctgtgcctcagtttcctcatctgttaaaaagaggacacaaacagcaccccctccctgccctgttgTTTTAACTGAGCTGCTACAGGTGAAGTGTGTAGTATGGTGCCAGGTAGACAGTAAGTGCTAACCAGGGTTGCCAGTTAGTATCGTTACTGTGACtaccatgcctcagtttcctattcTGGGACAAGGGAAGGTATTCCTCTTGAAACCTGTGCTGAGTATTAGCTCAGTCACGGCACACCCTTCTACACTGTGCTGTGCCCCTGGGGTGTCAGGAGTCCTAGCTCTTGTCtttatatttcttctctgtttaacttattctttatatgaaattttttttctgtcaaaacaTGTGCTGTGGTTTCCGTTTCCCTGCCTCTACTCTGACTGGTACAGCCCCCAAAGGCCCCCCCCCACAGCTGTGTTGGGTTGAGGTGTCTTCTGGAAGCCCGGACAGGAGTGCTTTTCCATAAAGATAACTTCTGTGGGCTCACTGGGCTGCATTCCTGAGCCCTGAAGTCACCTGTGTCACACGCTGCTGTCACAGCTCACCCTCTAAGGGAACAGACGTTCTCTTAGCTGTTCCCGGGCCTGAGGCCTACACCCCTCTCCTGGGTTCTCTCTCACTTCTGCCCCTCACTCACCAGACACCTCCACGTAGCCGTCCTTGGTCTTCACCAACAGTTCCTCTGGCTTAAAGCTGTGCACGTTGACGCACACTTTCCAGGGctccccagggaagggagggggactcCTGCCCTCCGCAGGTACCCCAAACCTGGCTGCAGCCGTCGGTCCCCGAGGCACCATGcctgacctcagggtcccagGCCACCCGGGGGAGAATCGAGGCAGGGCCCAATTGCGCCATGAGGCCGTCAGGTCGTCGGGGAAGGGGTCCATGCCAAAGTCATCATCCAGCAGGCGCGAGGAGAGGGACGAGTCCCGGAAGGGGTCCCGGCGCAGGCGGCTTGGGTAGTGGCAGAAGGGCATCTGACCATCAGCCATGGCTGCTGAGCTGGAGgggaaaacagaggctcagagagagggagccacctgcccaaggtcacacagcaaggtgATGTGGGGGACGGCTGGCCCTCCGAGCTTATTCTTCAGCTTCAGAAAATGCTGAACCATCCACTGCCCAGGACAGAGGGGGGTTTACCCGGCTGGGGTCCCAGCCCCCAAAGGCACTTCAGAGGCGACCACCAGCCGGcccagcagaattccagagggcCGCGCTCTCCGCACTGCCTCACCAGAGATCAGCCAGTCCCTGTCCACCCAGGCTGTCCAGGCTCTCAGCCAGAGCCGCTGAGACGTCTGGAGGAGCGTCAGGAGCTTAATAAACCCAGGGACTCGGGCCTAGAAACTTCTCCTTGCTTCTCCTGGGCTCAGAGCCTTCTATTTATTGCCGCTTGGGGCTGGGGGCGGGTTTTGCCAGTGCCTCCTGTCACAGGAGTATTCGGAGGTGATGAACCAGTCCCTGAGAATCCGCTGAGGGAACAGCTGGGCTCCcaggggggcggggagtggcCTTGTCGTCCTAGTCCAGCCAGCCTGTCCGGACACTCTCCTCCCCCGCTGGGCTCAGCTCCGCCCCCttcttccctgctccctcccccaagcTGCCTCCCCACGCTCCTTGCAAAGGCTGGCTAGGCTATTAATaaccctctgcctgccagggCTCAGGTCACCCCAGGAATACCTTCTCCAGAGCCTGCTGCGTTTCGCCCCCCTTGGGGTcctgcagaaggagaggagagggatgggAGCCCAGTGGATTTGAAGGCAGGTGGCCTTGGGCTGCAATTCCTACTTACAGCCTGACCGGGGAGCTTGCCTTCAGCATCCTCTGAGAGCAGTATGCCATGGGCATCTGTGAGCCTGtcagttttcccacctgtaaaatggacataatatccatccatctgttgaagggcatctcggctccttccgcAGTTTGGTACATATACCCAAAGGagtgttactcagccatcagaaactcTGAATGcgcaccatttgcattgacatggatggaactgggggggattatgttaagtgaagtaagtcaagcccagaaagacaattatcagatggtttcactcataGGGGGAACATAGGCAATAGCACAGAGGATGGAAATCTGAAGAGGGAggaatcagagagaaagagatgaaccattagagactgtggaccctgggAAATAATCTGGGCggaccagaggggaggaggtgggggagggagtgacagggtgatgggcattgagggcccctgctgtgatgagcactggctattATACTTagctaatgaatcactgaacactgcatcaaggacTGATTATATACTCTACAGTGGCTAACAGAACATAAAAAACCCACATAATCCCAATaccaaaaaattaagttttattagaacacacacacacaaaaattgtacataaatgaaaaaaaaaatggacttaatAGTAGTCACCTCGTGGGTGTGTCCCTGAGGACTGCTAAACATTCAGCAGACTGACTCTTTCTTTGATATATTCGATTTTGAGTTCTCAATTACGTAAGACTTGCTGTGTGCAAGGTCCTGTTCGAAGGGCTTTCCAGATATTAACCTGGCTTCAGCCACAACAACAGTCCTGTGAGGAAACTGCCGTAGGAAGGAATAACCAATGGTAGTCCTATTATGACTGTTAATAATGCTAATTATCGGAAGGTGCCCGGGTCTGGTCTGAAccagaagcccagagaggacCTGCTTGCTGGatttctctgttcctccctcGCAGCTCGGAGAATGAACTTACACATTGTCCTTCGACAATGAGCTTGGGCCCCCTGAGCTTGGGTTCCCATCTCTGATCTGGCCCCAACAAGAGGTGGGCGCTGTGGGCACGCTGTTCTCCCTCTCTAGGCTGCAGGGTCTCAGCCCTGCCTTCCTCgcagggtggggtgaggtggggtgggggtgttcaGGAATTCAGTGAGTCACTGGTTGAGAAATCAGTTTGAGGTTAAGCAGTGCCTGCATGAGGCCGTTTGCTAAAAATAATAGTATGGGGAACAACAGCCGTCACCATGTAGAGTCCACTCCTACTCCTGTGTACCTGTCTCTCTGGGAAGCCCAGGGCTGCCCGCCTCATGTTAAACCCCCACAACAACACCGGGGGTGTTCTCACcacccccattttgcaggtgagaaagCAGAGGCGTGGGGCGTGGCTCTGGGTGGTAGGACCGGGAGTGGGGGGCACCTTGGTCCGTGCGGAGCAGACAGGTGGAgacccccactctccctgcccagcTGGCCGAGAGTGGGAGACCGAGGTGCCCCCCACGCCCCCATCCCGAGGAAGTGACTGGGTCCCCATTTGACTCTGGTGAGATCATGTGGCTCTCGAAGCTTCAGGCTGACGTCATGGCTGGGCACAGAAGCCTCTGCTCTCCCTGTCATTACAGCTGGGGCGGGGCGGGCAGTTTGGAGCCAGAATGGGGAGATTCATTGTGTGACCTGGAGAAGAAAGCCGGCTGGCCCGCCTGGGACccaggctggggcgggggtgaGGTCTCTcagtgggtggctctgtccccAGTGCATTTGTGTGTGGATTTGAGTGGGTGGAGCAGCGAGTGTGTTTATGCACTCATGGGGCTGTGTTTATTTATGGGCGAGTCCGCTGACGGGTGTGTGCTGCTCCTTCCTCGCTAGGCCTCTTTGCCACAACCCCACAGAGCCTGCATCCACCTTCTCATTTCAAGGATGCCTGCAGCCCCCAAGCCAGCAGGAGAGGAGGGACGGTATACAGCTAGAAAGCAGAAATAGCCATCATTAGCATTTTCCTAGCACTTTCCATGTGCTGGCTTCTGTTCTAAACctttgaatatatgtatattaactcATGGAATCCCTCCTACAACTCTACATAGaaggggctttaaaaaaaattaacaatgtattatttgcccctggggtacaggtctgtgaatcatcaggcttacacacttcacagcactcagcatagcacataccctccccaatgtccataacccagccaccctgtccctcccgcttctctccccagcagccctcagtttatttcctgagattaagagtttcttatggggcgcctgggtggctcagtgggttaagccactgccttcagctcaggtcatgatctcagggtcctgggatcgagtcccgcatcaggctctctgctcagcagggagcctgcttccctctatctctctctctgcctgcctctccgtctacttgtgatctctctctgtcaaataaataaataaaatcttaaaaaaaaaaaaaagagtttcttatggtttgtctccctcccgatcccaccttgtttcattttttccctccctaccccccaaaaccccccaccctgcctctcaaattcctcatatcagagagatcatatgataattgtctttctctaattgacttatttcgctcagcataatatcctctagttctatccacgtcattgtaaatggcaagatttcgtttcttttgagggctgcatagtattccattgtctatatctctcacatcttctttatccattcatctgttgatggacacctagattctttccatagtttggctattgtggacattgctgctataaacattcaggtgcacgtgcccggAGGGGGCTTTATTATCCCCGTTTTACTGCTGAGAAAACCGAGGCTTAGTGAGATTATAGGCCTCACCGGTGTCTACACACCCGGTTAAGTGGCAGAGCTGTGATTCGAACTTAGGCAGTCTGGCTCTTGACCCTTTTGCTGCACTACCTCTTATCATCACAGTCATGGCTCACATCTCTTGAGCACTGACTGTGTACCTGGCCATGAGCCCAGCACTTTATTCTTGACCTCACTGGACCCTTATGGTTCGGAGAGGTGAAGCCACCTGCCAAGGGCCACACTTGGGGGAACTCGGGGGCCCCGGTCTCATCTAGTGATCCTCCCACATGCCTGCTGTATGCGGTACCCATCCCCTCCGCCCCCACGTTCTCATCACGTTTCTGGGTCAGGCCAACCTTCCATTTTGGGCAGCTACTCATCCTGCTGGCACAGCCAACTGGAGAGGAGTCAGTAAACCCTGCATCTGGCTGTCATTAGCCAGATGAAAACATGGGGCCAGGCCCAGGAGGAGCCAGGGAGGGAATGGGGCCTCCAGGCTGGCTGTCTCTGGGAAGGAAAGACCCTGTGGGatgcgtgtgtgtgttggggcaggggtggggggcaataGTAGACCCCAAGTTCCAGGACAACAGGTGTTCACTTAGCTGCTTTCCtcttagagcttttttttttttttttttttaagattttatttatttatttaacagacaaagatcttaagtaggcagagaggcaggcagagagaatggggaaagcagattccctgccgagcagagagcccatgcggggctcgatcccaggaccctgagatcatgacctgagccaaaggcagtggcttaacccactgagccacccaggtgcctctagagcTTTCACCTGGGAAGGACCACAGGTCATCCTGGAACAGGCAGCCCAGGGGGAGGGTGACCTCACCCTGCAGTGGGGAAACGGGGGCCcaggagggaacagaagcaaCCTGAGGTCACCTAGGTGGCGACAAAGACATCGTTGGTTCGCTGCCCACTTTTGTGTCCTTTCCTTCCACAGCAGCAAGACCCCACGTTCCCTCTTCCCCTAGGTATTTCCAGCCCCTGGCTCTGCCTAGCCTCACCACCCCCAAAGCCCCTGCCCTTAACCTGCAGGCCCAGCCCTAACCCTATGTGGGGCGTGGTCTTACAGGGACTGAAGGAGGGGGCGCTGTGGCTCCCTCAAAGGCATAGCGTTTTTGCTTACCGTGTTCTCTACAATTCTAGGGGTCTGGAGCTCTCGTTCCAGGCATGAGGGCAGATCCAGGTCCAGGAAGACCCATCTCAGAGTCCCCCCAGAGCCCAACACACCTTCCAGCAAATGGGGGGTGCATgtactcatttccttttttcttatctttctcagAGTCCCCCAACGGGTGACGCTATTGGAATTTCCAAGAGGGCAGCATCCTTGGGAGCCTCGCTCACAGCAGCGTCCCTTGTGCctagaaggggtgcctggtgccTTATGGGAGCTCAGTAGATCTGGGTCGAGCAGATGATGTCGTGTTAGCAGCCCTGGGTCCGAATTGCCTTGCCTACATGGGACTGACCCCGTGCACGGTAACAGCACCAGACTGTTAACGAAAATTCCAGGGTTCTTAGGAGGGACCGAGTGAAATGGTTTCCAAGCATGCTCTTTCTTTATTCCTCACGACAGCCCCCTTCCCAGAAGTTTCGCTCTGATCATCTCCATCTCACAGGcgaagaaaactgaggttcaacaGGAAGGAGCTCGGCCAAGACCACCAGCTTGTGGCTTCTAAACCCCGCTGTGTCTCAGCCTCGGGCCCAGCCCCCAGTGCTCCTTCCTTCAGCAAACACACCCATGCAAAAACAGAtggttaataaataaaacaacccaCATACTCTCTCCCTGCACAAGTCAATGCCCTCATAGTCCCACACAGCTAATGCTTATTGATTGAGTTCTGGCCTCCTTTTCCtgttatctctcaaattctttccAGGGACTGCTTTCTCTGACCACCTCTATaggcagtagtagtagtagtagtagtagtaatataataataataataataataattattattattattaaccttTTGTAAGAGTTGTATTTTGCATAAATCTATTTACTCCTATTCCAATTTGCTCTATGATAGGTATGATTATCCCTGCTCACAGATGACAatgttgaggcacagagaggttaagtaactcacTGAAGCTGACCCAGCGACTCCGTGGCAGAGCTGAGACCCAAATCCAGACAactgactccagagcctgtgctctgAACCACCACGGATTCTGTAACAACCACTCCTACCACGAAAACAGTAAAGGTCCCACCATTATTTGAGACCCCTTATGTGCCAAGCTCTACTTGATGCACTAGATGCCTTACCTCTCTTCATCTTCATGACAGCCCTATGAGGCAGAAgtatattgccttttttttttaaagattttatttatttatttgacagacagagatcacaagtgggcagagagggaagcagagagagagagagggaagcaggctccctgctgagcagagaacccgaggcggggttcgatcccaggagcctgggatcacaacctgagccgaaggcagaggcttatcccactgagccacccaagtgcccccagaagTATATTGTTAACCCCactttatgttgttgttgttgttgtttaaaagatttatgtatttatttattggacagatcaggagagagggagggagagagcacaggcagggggagcaggagagggacaaacaggctcTCTGCATAGCagggctcgattgcaggaccctgggatcgtgacctgagccgaaggcagactcttaactgactgagccccccaggtgccccaaccccaTTTTATGTTGAAAAGTAAAGGCACAGAGTCAGATCTCTGCCAGTGGCTCAGCCTGTGCTCTTTGATGCCCAGTGGGGAACAAGAGCTCTCTGAACCCAAAGGGACCCAACAGACTGCAGCTGACCTTGAGGGCA from Neovison vison isolate M4711 chromosome 3, ASM_NN_V1, whole genome shotgun sequence encodes the following:
- the HSPB8 gene encoding heat shock protein beta-8 is translated as MADGQMPFCHYPSRLRRDPFRDSSLSSRLLDDDFGMDPFPDDLTASWRNWALPRFSPGWPGTLRSGMVPRGPTAAARFGVPAEGRSPPPFPGEPWKVCVNVHSFKPEELLVKTKDGYVEVSGKHEEKQQEGGIVSKNFTKKIQLPAEVDPVTVFASLSPEGLLIIEAPQVPPYSPFGESSFNNELPQDSREVTCS